One window of the Sulfurospirillum oryzae genome contains the following:
- the ccoN gene encoding cytochrome-c oxidase, cbb3-type subunit I — MQARDALNYDYSVAKCFTYAAILFGIVGMLIGVVIAYQMAFPELNYLAGEYGTYSRLRPLHTSGVIFGFLLSGIFAAWYYIGQRVLKVSLAESKFLMFISKLHFWLYMILMVIAVVTLFMGISTSKEYAELEWPLDILVVVVWVLWGLNIFGLIGIRREKTLYISIWYFIASFLGVAMLYLFNNMEVPTYFVAGTGKWYHSVSMYAGSNDAMVQWWYGHNAVGFVFTVPIIAMIYYFLPKESGQPVFSYKLSLLSFWGLMFVYLWAGGHHLIYSTVPDWVQTMGSIFSIILILPSWGSAINILLTMKGQWGQLKENPLVKLMIFASTFYMFSTLEGPILSIKSVNALAHFTDWIPGHVHDGTLGWVGFMTMAALFHMAPRMFKREIYSKKLIEAQFWIQTTGIILYFSSMWIAGITQGMMWRATDQFGNLAYSFIDTVTVLIPYYAIRATGGLLYLIGFFMFTYNMYKTMTASKAIESEPQNASPMAA; from the coding sequence ATGCAGGCTAGAGATGCATTGAACTATGACTATTCAGTAGCCAAATGTTTTACCTACGCAGCGATTCTATTTGGAATCGTTGGTATGTTAATAGGCGTTGTTATCGCCTATCAAATGGCTTTCCCTGAGTTGAATTACTTGGCGGGTGAATATGGTACTTACAGTCGTTTAAGACCATTACACACTTCAGGAGTAATTTTTGGATTCTTACTAAGCGGAATCTTTGCAGCATGGTACTATATTGGGCAAAGAGTACTCAAGGTTTCATTGGCAGAATCAAAATTTTTGATGTTCATTTCAAAGCTTCACTTTTGGCTTTATATGATCCTAATGGTTATCGCAGTTGTTACCCTTTTTATGGGTATTTCTACTTCAAAAGAGTATGCAGAGCTAGAGTGGCCTTTGGACATTCTTGTTGTTGTTGTATGGGTGCTTTGGGGACTTAATATTTTTGGTCTCATTGGTATCAGACGTGAAAAGACTCTTTATATTTCTATATGGTATTTTATAGCAAGCTTCTTAGGTGTAGCTATGTTATATCTTTTCAATAATATGGAAGTTCCAACATATTTTGTTGCAGGTACAGGAAAATGGTATCACTCTGTTTCTATGTATGCAGGCTCAAATGATGCAATGGTTCAATGGTGGTATGGCCATAATGCGGTAGGTTTTGTTTTCACAGTGCCTATTATTGCGATGATTTACTACTTCTTACCAAAAGAATCTGGACAACCCGTTTTCTCTTATAAACTTTCACTCCTTTCTTTCTGGGGTTTGATGTTTGTTTACCTTTGGGCAGGTGGACACCACCTTATTTACTCAACAGTGCCTGACTGGGTACAAACAATGGGTTCAATTTTCTCAATTATCTTGATTCTTCCATCATGGGGTAGTGCGATTAACATTCTCCTTACCATGAAAGGACAATGGGGTCAACTCAAAGAGAATCCATTGGTTAAATTGATGATTTTTGCTTCAACTTTCTATATGTTCAGTACACTTGAAGGTCCAATCTTATCGATTAAATCTGTTAATGCACTTGCGCACTTTACAGATTGGATTCCAGGACACGTTCATGATGGTACACTTGGTTGGGTTGGCTTTATGACAATGGCAGCATTGTTCCATATGGCACCTCGTATGTTTAAGCGTGAAATTTACAGTAAAAAATTGATCGAAGCACAATTCTGGATTCAAACAACAGGTATAATACTCTATTTCTCAAGTATGTGGATTGCAGGTATTACTCAAGGTATGATGTGGAGAGCAACGGACCAATTTGGTAACCTTGCTTACTCATTTATTGATACTGTAACGGTACTTATTCCATATTATGCTATTCGTGCAACAGGTGGTTTATTGTATCTTATCGGTTTCTTCATGTTCACTTACAATATGTATAAAACAATGACTGCAAGTAAAGCAATTGAGTCTGAGCCTCAAAATGCTTCACCTATGGCAGCGTAA
- the ccoO gene encoding cytochrome-c oxidase, cbb3-type subunit II, translated as MFHWLERNPFFFAVGVFLVIAYAGAVTILPDFMETARPVVGTKPYTVLELAGRQVYIKDSCNACHSQLIRPFKSETDRYGMYSLSGEYAYDRPFLWGSKRTGPDLMRVGNYRTSDWHEYHMLEPKSVVPGSIMPAYKHMFKNNADIDTAYAEALTVKKVFNAPYDQPNMPKLGTHEEAKKAVMEEAALVVADMKSQEVKEAFKRGEIKEIVALIAYLNRLK; from the coding sequence ATGTTTCATTGGTTAGAAAGAAACCCATTCTTTTTTGCGGTAGGTGTATTTTTGGTAATTGCGTATGCGGGTGCTGTAACGATTTTGCCTGATTTTATGGAGACAGCGCGTCCCGTAGTCGGTACAAAACCTTATACGGTGCTTGAATTAGCAGGTCGTCAAGTCTATATTAAAGATAGCTGTAATGCATGTCATTCACAACTTATTCGCCCATTCAAATCAGAGACTGACCGTTATGGTATGTACTCTTTAAGTGGTGAGTATGCTTACGATAGACCATTCCTCTGGGGTTCTAAAAGAACAGGTCCAGACTTGATGAGAGTTGGTAACTATCGAACAAGTGATTGGCATGAATATCACATGCTAGAGCCAAAAAGTGTAGTGCCAGGTTCTATTATGCCAGCATACAAACATATGTTTAAAAACAATGCTGATATTGATACTGCGTATGCAGAAGCATTGACCGTAAAAAAAGTTTTCAATGCTCCTTACGATCAACCTAATATGCCTAAACTTGGTACGCATGAAGAGGCTAAAAAAGCTGTCATGGAAGAAGCCGCACTTGTTGTAGCTGACATGAAGAGCCAAGAGGTAAAGGAAGCGTTTAAACGCGGTGAGATCAAAGAGATTGTGGCACTTATTGCCTATCTCAATAGATTAAAGTAA
- a CDS encoding cytochrome c oxidase, cbb3-type, CcoQ subunit, whose product METIREIQAYAYIVATIFLVVMMYSYLYHLYKAEKKGTRNYEQYGNIALHDNIDDAPIENRTPSNKEKE is encoded by the coding sequence ATGGAAACAATTAGAGAGATTCAAGCTTATGCCTATATAGTGGCAACAATTTTTTTGGTCGTGATGATGTACAGTTATTTGTATCACCTTTATAAGGCTGAAAAAAAAGGTACGCGAAACTATGAGCAATATGGCAATATCGCACTACACGATAATATTGATGATGCTCCAATTGAAAACCGTACTCCATCAAATAAAGAGAAAGAATAA
- a CDS encoding c-type cytochrome, translating into MNWLNDNVNALSLLGAAAILILSAFIIGKYLKQMKTDKGSGELAKENWDGIGEYKNALPIGWALSFVGTIVWAAWYFLAGYPLASYSQLGEYNQEVKSYNTKFESKFANPDKSTLMSMGEGVFLVQCAPCHGVTGDGMNGKALNLSKWGSEAAIVASILNGAKGSNYPLGEMPAGLLDAESAQAVAAYVMQEISVVKKTKNPALVESGRALWATCAACHGEDGKGMAGSAADLSVYGDAKFVVNVLGMGKKGMIGNMPKFNDGRLTNVQKTAVGTYVSSLAK; encoded by the coding sequence ATGAATTGGCTGAATGACAATGTAAATGCGTTATCATTGCTTGGTGCAGCAGCAATTTTAATTCTCAGTGCTTTTATTATTGGTAAGTATTTGAAACAAATGAAAACCGACAAAGGTAGCGGAGAATTAGCAAAAGAGAATTGGGATGGCATCGGAGAATATAAAAATGCACTTCCTATTGGTTGGGCACTCTCCTTTGTAGGAACTATTGTGTGGGCAGCATGGTATTTTCTTGCAGGGTATCCTCTTGCTAGTTATTCACAACTTGGTGAATACAATCAAGAGGTAAAAAGTTACAATACAAAATTCGAGAGTAAATTTGCCAATCCTGATAAATCAACTCTCATGAGTATGGGTGAAGGCGTTTTCTTAGTCCAATGTGCTCCTTGTCATGGCGTTACTGGAGATGGAATGAACGGCAAAGCACTTAACCTTTCAAAATGGGGTAGTGAGGCAGCAATTGTTGCTTCAATTCTCAATGGTGCTAAAGGTTCAAACTATCCTCTTGGTGAGATGCCAGCAGGATTATTGGATGCTGAAAGTGCGCAAGCTGTTGCAGCTTATGTGATGCAAGAGATTTCTGTTGTTAAAAAAACAAAAAATCCTGCTTTAGTTGAAAGCGGTCGTGCCCTTTGGGCAACATGTGCAGCATGTCATGGTGAAGACGGTAAAGGTATGGCAGGAAGTGCTGCTGACCTTAGTGTTTACGGTGATGCTAAATTTGTTGTCAATGTCCTTGGTATGGGTAAAAAAGGAATGATTGGTAACATGCCTAAATTCAATGATGGACGTTTAACAAATGTTCAAAAAACAGCAGTTGGCACTTATGTCAGCTCTTTAGCTAAATAA
- a CDS encoding DUF4006 family protein, with product MENTNRNVFALNGITGMLIATVLLLSILGVLTFFGLKAQQAVADKPYKITDPQALQMKDAANANQKVIAK from the coding sequence ATGGAAAATACAAATCGAAACGTATTTGCGCTAAATGGCATTACAGGAATGTTGATTGCAACAGTCTTATTGCTTTCTATCCTTGGAGTACTCACTTTCTTTGGATTAAAAGCACAACAAGCGGTGGCTGATAAACCTTATAAAATTACTGATCCACAAGCACTTCAAATGAAAGATGCTGCGAATGCGAATCAGAAAGTTATAGCGAAGTAA
- a CDS encoding TPM domain-containing protein → MNSLLHVKAKKLWLLCFIVLFPLGIFAKDFVIYDDILEERTAQKIEEMGSELFNKSGVKVILIAKKNGGENILTYEQNFAKDLKPPYALLTLFQAEQKVDVYYSAGLEKEFDKEALLSPLPWKGTIIPLLTSKKQEVSVGPALLNGYAELVEEIAKYRKIELESAIGSANKTTINIVRLVLYSFMAFVVVFIIYKRIKNRG, encoded by the coding sequence ATGAATAGTTTATTACACGTAAAAGCAAAGAAGCTATGGCTTCTTTGCTTTATTGTCTTATTTCCTCTTGGGATTTTTGCCAAAGATTTTGTTATATATGATGATATTTTGGAAGAGAGAACGGCTCAGAAAATTGAAGAGATGGGCAGTGAACTTTTTAATAAAAGTGGCGTCAAAGTCATTTTAATTGCCAAAAAAAATGGTGGTGAAAATATTCTCACCTATGAGCAAAACTTTGCCAAAGATCTAAAACCTCCGTATGCTCTTTTAACCCTTTTTCAAGCGGAGCAAAAAGTAGATGTATATTATTCCGCAGGCCTTGAAAAAGAGTTTGATAAAGAAGCACTCCTTTCACCTCTTCCATGGAAAGGAACCATTATTCCATTACTTACCTCAAAGAAGCAAGAGGTTAGCGTAGGCCCTGCATTGCTCAATGGGTATGCTGAACTTGTTGAAGAGATTGCAAAGTACCGTAAAATAGAGTTAGAGAGTGCTATTGGGAGTGCCAATAAAACAACGATTAATATTGTACGACTTGTGTTGTATAGCTTTATGGCTTTTGTTGTCGTATTCATCATTTATAAAAGGATAAAAAATCGTGGATAA
- a CDS encoding FixH family protein, translated as MDKTKSEHTYYPHVVIGMILGCVVACAYTIKIATDNPVEMDTFYMEKYQKVDQDINQILELQDKFNAKFDLAYSTEKFNMGQNSITLKLTDKNGQAIDNATITMMLSRPDSNKENKQLSPSKVENGNYTFGPFEITKPGRWQILSKIEVGEFKGYHKNEAYSFK; from the coding sequence GTGGATAAAACGAAAAGTGAACACACTTATTACCCTCATGTTGTTATTGGAATGATTTTAGGATGTGTCGTTGCGTGTGCTTATACGATTAAAATTGCTACAGACAATCCTGTTGAAATGGATACCTTTTATATGGAGAAATACCAAAAGGTGGATCAGGACATCAATCAGATTTTAGAGCTTCAAGACAAATTTAACGCCAAGTTTGATCTTGCGTATTCGACTGAAAAGTTTAATATGGGACAAAATAGTATTACGCTCAAATTGACCGACAAAAATGGTCAAGCAATTGATAATGCAACGATTACAATGATGCTTTCTCGTCCTGATAGCAACAAAGAGAATAAACAACTCAGCCCTTCTAAAGTTGAGAATGGGAACTACACTTTTGGACCTTTTGAGATTACAAAGCCAGGTCGCTGGCAGATTCTCAGTAAGATTGAGGTTGGTGAATTTAAAGGCTATCACAAAAACGAAGCTTATTCATTTAAGTAA
- a CDS encoding PD-(D/E)XK nuclease family protein, with protein sequence MLEVFATSRAVRSFYDTFLDANTLLPKAITIAELEQKAVLVPHHSLVDEDMRVLLMQEASRFTKFELLYIEREFFTFLKNSSYLFRFFEELSHEKVALDALLSADTYEHYAEHLEVLQTLLKHYKALLSKHSLYDRITLPECYELNVSYIRSLGAVRIHLEGFLSRFEVELLIQIAELIPLYVNVTINAYNQKMVLLFADLGIALEQNNTYEINLATKEILHVNPQNASNQDIQAYGFSSRLAQMGYVQSATAQFVEEGLSPEEIVVVLPDERFAEVLRPFDTWHNLNFAMGISLKQSQFYQKLSALEKAMRNDEIEDHLRVTRLKIEPEIMVTCKEIWHQKVSHETAMSFFETLLSCDAKEQQNPLFQEAFFAFTHFLKHAPSLRFEQVTKLFLNRLAVLSQDDVRGGKVTVLGVLETRGVSYKGVIVLDFNDEFVPKRSQKDLFLSSAVRAHAGLPTKRDRENLQRYYYHQLFSRAQKIAIAYVKNETSMPSRFLDELGFNTTVMADEKALQPLLFDVNASKTLYDQPFIDAPYDLKAFPLSATKLKILLTCKRQFYFRYIQRLKEAKMPSAQIDEQVIGLTLHKVLEDAICDEVLLDEKSLYAKLEMLLKENNHHEVWGYFVDVWLQKLRPFMHNEIRRFDEGFRVFKKEFVHAVPYEGFILEGQIDRIDQKGDELFVIDYKSGKVPTTSERTLESTTDFQLVFYAYIASSLGRVGGVYYYDLKEGILVPENFLEEKKALLHVKLQELSKPINGYELCEEIKHCRLCPYVQLCGREEQI encoded by the coding sequence ATGCTAGAAGTTTTTGCAACAAGTCGCGCGGTACGCTCTTTCTATGACACGTTTTTAGATGCCAATACCCTTCTTCCCAAAGCCATCACCATTGCAGAATTAGAGCAAAAAGCCGTTCTTGTGCCACATCATTCCTTAGTCGATGAAGATATGCGTGTACTTCTCATGCAGGAGGCTTCGCGCTTTACCAAATTTGAACTTCTTTATATTGAACGTGAATTTTTCACGTTTTTGAAAAACTCAAGCTATCTGTTTCGTTTTTTTGAAGAACTTAGCCACGAAAAAGTGGCACTTGATGCGTTGTTGAGTGCCGATACGTATGAGCACTATGCCGAACACTTGGAAGTGTTGCAAACGCTTTTAAAACACTACAAAGCACTTTTATCAAAGCATAGCTTGTATGACCGCATCACGCTTCCTGAATGCTATGAACTCAATGTTTCATACATTCGCTCCTTGGGGGCTGTTCGTATTCATTTAGAGGGCTTTTTGAGCCGTTTTGAGGTGGAGCTTTTAATCCAAATTGCAGAGCTGATTCCTTTATATGTAAATGTTACTATTAATGCTTACAATCAAAAAATGGTATTACTGTTTGCGGATCTTGGTATCGCATTGGAGCAAAACAACACCTATGAGATCAATCTCGCCACGAAAGAGATTTTACATGTAAACCCTCAAAATGCTTCCAATCAAGATATTCAAGCGTATGGTTTTTCATCGCGCCTCGCGCAAATGGGGTATGTGCAAAGTGCCACAGCTCAGTTTGTGGAAGAGGGTTTGAGCCCAGAAGAGATTGTGGTGGTTTTGCCGGATGAGCGTTTTGCTGAAGTGTTGCGCCCGTTTGACACATGGCATAATCTCAACTTTGCGATGGGCATAAGCTTGAAACAGAGCCAATTTTATCAAAAACTGAGTGCCCTTGAAAAGGCAATGCGCAATGACGAAATCGAAGATCATCTCCGCGTTACGCGCTTAAAAATAGAACCCGAAATCATGGTTACATGTAAAGAGATTTGGCATCAAAAAGTCTCCCACGAAACGGCGATGAGTTTCTTTGAAACATTGCTTTCCTGTGATGCCAAAGAGCAGCAAAATCCTCTCTTTCAAGAAGCCTTTTTTGCTTTTACCCACTTTTTAAAACATGCACCCTCTCTTCGTTTTGAACAAGTCACCAAACTCTTTTTAAACCGTCTTGCAGTGCTGAGTCAAGATGATGTTCGAGGTGGAAAGGTCACCGTGCTCGGTGTGCTTGAAACCAGAGGTGTGTCCTACAAAGGCGTTATTGTTCTTGATTTTAACGATGAGTTTGTGCCCAAGCGGAGCCAAAAAGACCTTTTTCTCTCTTCGGCAGTTCGCGCACATGCTGGGCTTCCCACCAAGAGAGATCGCGAAAATTTACAACGCTATTACTACCATCAGCTTTTCTCGCGTGCGCAGAAAATTGCCATTGCCTATGTGAAAAATGAGACAAGTATGCCTTCACGCTTTTTAGATGAGCTTGGCTTTAATACAACCGTTATGGCAGATGAAAAAGCATTGCAACCGCTTCTGTTCGATGTCAATGCTTCCAAAACGCTTTACGATCAGCCTTTCATCGATGCACCTTACGATCTTAAAGCGTTTCCCCTTTCGGCAACAAAGCTCAAGATACTGCTTACATGTAAACGGCAATTTTACTTTCGTTACATCCAAAGGCTTAAAGAGGCGAAGATGCCAAGTGCTCAAATTGATGAGCAAGTCATTGGCTTGACGCTTCATAAAGTGCTTGAAGATGCGATTTGCGATGAAGTACTGTTGGATGAAAAGAGCCTTTATGCCAAACTTGAAATGCTTTTAAAAGAGAACAATCACCATGAAGTCTGGGGTTACTTTGTCGATGTCTGGCTTCAAAAACTTCGCCCGTTTATGCACAATGAGATCCGTCGCTTTGATGAGGGCTTTCGGGTTTTCAAAAAAGAGTTTGTGCATGCCGTACCGTATGAGGGTTTTATATTGGAAGGGCAGATCGATCGTATTGATCAAAAAGGAGATGAGCTGTTTGTCATCGACTATAAAAGTGGGAAAGTGCCAACGACGAGCGAGCGAACACTAGAAAGTACTACCGATTTTCAGCTGGTCTTTTACGCGTACATTGCAAGTTCATTAGGTAGGGTTGGAGGCGTTTATTATTACGATCTCAAAGAGGGTATTTTAGTACCTGAAAACTTTTTGGAAGAGAAGAAAGCGCTTTTACATGTAAAACTACAAGAGCTATCCAAACCGATCAATGGCTACGAGTTGTGCGAGGAGATCAAACATTGCAGGCTTTGTCCTTACGTGCAGTTGTGCGGACGTGAGGAGCAGATATGA
- a CDS encoding RecB-like helicase gives MNLSAYLALEASAGSGKTFALSVRYLSLLFMGANPQKIVALTFTNKSAAEMKTRIFETLKHLEEKDELEAICVQTGKSKETLLFEKERVMQTLLQADIKISTLDSFFSLILRHFALHVGLQPDFKVGQNGLDEELVERFIKGCKSKNLYNALIAFSINEDKKLNDLFSLLDMLYQKKSELDISTLDEGHYPSLKPCLDILEHIRDYFEQSGLSARGLATLKADTLSDLLSKKYLEREDFGYWDYKKYANETTDALLRELKQALNVYVNAKEAYFLGQLGKLFAIYDESLRSLMSEYGELRFDDVTNLLYTLLRQEISKDFLYFRLDGVIEHLLIDEFQDTSIVQYQILLPLIEEIRAGQGVKDFKTLFFVGDVKQSIYRFRGGAKELFGYAKKSLHLDVNALDTNYRSTEQVVNFVNEIFTCKIKGYEAQKVAKATGEGYINVRIEEMIEPSVLEAIALLLKEGVKPKDIALLVHTNKDAKVFKALVQEQFPAFHVRLEATLKLIEVRSIKAIIALLKYLYFGDELYKAAFLALCGKTWDTPLSRSGWDLDATPLVLVEKIIKTYGLFDGSADLLSFLEVASRYEEIESFLFALDELSDEAKSEDVDGLRVLTVHKSKGLEFEHVIVCDRLSRDNNRSDTILFSYDEVDIKGLYLTMGGREAVDAVYAKAKEQESVLMYEDRLNALYVAFTRAKRSLFVCAKAQNSAFEMLELSTTERGVIGVSTKETPLIPSTMNVYQPQRYGAQEVASAPEVEGESAEIASITFGIAQHYLLEMLDSFDESSLKRAYIALQNRFAPLLDEPTLQAIYQRGEKLITCKAFLDLIEGAKIYKEQPLIYQKERKQIDLLLEFPDRIIVIDYKSSKKQSAKHQAQVKLYQDALSTIYNLPVEAYICYLQNDGVELVKSL, from the coding sequence ATGAATCTAAGTGCTTATTTAGCACTCGAAGCCAGTGCGGGAAGTGGAAAAACCTTTGCTCTCAGTGTTCGTTACCTCTCCCTTTTGTTTATGGGTGCGAATCCACAAAAGATCGTCGCACTCACCTTTACCAATAAATCTGCAGCAGAGATGAAAACGCGCATTTTTGAGACGCTTAAACACTTAGAAGAGAAAGATGAATTAGAGGCGATTTGCGTGCAAACGGGCAAGTCAAAAGAGACGTTACTCTTTGAGAAAGAGCGTGTCATGCAAACTTTGCTGCAAGCCGACATCAAGATCTCGACACTGGACTCTTTTTTCTCTTTGATTTTGCGCCATTTTGCGTTACATGTAGGGTTACAACCCGACTTCAAAGTGGGGCAAAATGGGCTTGATGAGGAGCTGGTGGAGCGTTTCATCAAAGGGTGCAAAAGCAAAAATCTCTACAATGCCCTAATCGCTTTTAGCATTAACGAAGATAAGAAGCTAAATGATCTTTTTAGCCTGCTAGATATGCTGTATCAGAAGAAATCAGAGCTTGACATTAGCACCTTAGATGAGGGACATTACCCATCCTTAAAACCGTGTTTGGATATTTTAGAGCACATCAGGGACTATTTTGAGCAAAGTGGACTCTCCGCGCGTGGGCTTGCGACACTCAAAGCGGACACACTAAGCGATTTGCTTTCCAAGAAGTATTTGGAGCGTGAAGACTTTGGGTATTGGGACTATAAAAAGTATGCCAATGAGACAACCGATGCACTTTTGCGAGAACTCAAGCAGGCTTTAAATGTTTATGTCAATGCCAAGGAGGCATACTTTTTAGGACAGCTGGGCAAACTCTTTGCCATTTACGATGAGAGTCTGCGAAGCTTAATGAGCGAGTATGGTGAGCTTCGTTTTGATGACGTGACCAATCTGCTTTACACCCTTTTGCGTCAGGAAATTAGCAAAGATTTTCTCTATTTTCGCCTTGATGGGGTGATAGAGCACCTACTGATCGATGAGTTTCAAGACACAAGCATTGTGCAGTATCAGATTCTTCTGCCACTCATTGAAGAGATACGCGCAGGGCAGGGCGTAAAAGATTTTAAAACACTCTTTTTTGTAGGTGATGTGAAGCAGTCGATCTACCGATTTCGCGGTGGGGCTAAAGAGCTGTTTGGGTACGCTAAAAAGAGTTTGCACTTAGACGTGAATGCGCTCGATACGAATTACCGCAGTACCGAGCAAGTTGTTAATTTTGTCAATGAAATCTTTACATGTAAAATCAAAGGCTATGAAGCGCAAAAGGTTGCCAAAGCCACGGGTGAGGGCTACATCAATGTGCGCATTGAAGAAATGATTGAGCCTTCTGTTTTAGAGGCGATTGCTTTGCTTCTAAAAGAGGGTGTTAAGCCCAAAGACATCGCACTTTTGGTGCATACGAACAAAGATGCCAAAGTCTTTAAAGCGTTGGTGCAAGAGCAGTTTCCCGCTTTTCATGTAAGACTTGAGGCGACCTTGAAACTCATTGAAGTGCGCTCCATAAAAGCCATCATTGCGTTGCTTAAATACCTCTATTTTGGCGATGAACTTTACAAAGCAGCGTTTCTAGCTCTTTGCGGCAAGACGTGGGATACACCGCTCTCTCGTAGCGGATGGGATTTAGACGCGACGCCACTCGTTTTGGTCGAAAAAATCATTAAAACCTATGGACTGTTTGATGGGAGTGCTGATCTGCTCAGTTTCTTAGAAGTTGCCAGTCGTTATGAAGAGATCGAGAGCTTTTTATTTGCGCTGGATGAATTGAGCGATGAAGCCAAAAGTGAAGATGTGGATGGTTTGCGTGTCCTCACCGTTCACAAGTCCAAGGGTTTGGAGTTTGAGCATGTCATCGTGTGTGATCGTTTGAGTCGCGACAACAATCGAAGCGATACGATTTTATTTAGCTACGATGAGGTGGACATTAAAGGGCTTTATCTGACCATGGGTGGCAGAGAAGCCGTTGATGCGGTCTATGCCAAAGCTAAAGAGCAAGAGAGCGTTTTGATGTACGAAGACAGGCTCAATGCGCTGTATGTTGCCTTCACGAGAGCGAAGCGTTCACTCTTCGTCTGTGCCAAAGCGCAAAACAGTGCGTTTGAGATGCTGGAACTGAGTACAACAGAACGAGGCGTGATCGGCGTTTCTACCAAAGAGACACCGCTTATTCCAAGCACGATGAATGTCTATCAGCCTCAGCGTTATGGCGCGCAAGAGGTGGCAAGTGCGCCGGAAGTTGAGGGCGAGAGCGCTGAGATTGCTTCCATTACGTTTGGTATTGCACAGCACTATTTGTTGGAGATGCTAGACAGTTTTGATGAATCTTCGCTAAAGAGAGCATACATCGCACTGCAAAACCGTTTTGCACCGCTTTTGGATGAGCCAACCTTGCAAGCGATCTATCAGCGTGGCGAAAAATTGATTACATGTAAAGCCTTTTTGGATTTGATCGAGGGGGCAAAAATCTATAAAGAGCAACCGCTTATTTACCAAAAAGAGCGTAAGCAGATCGATCTTTTGTTGGAATTTCCCGATCGCATTATTGTCATTGATTACAAAAGTTCGAAAAAGCAGAGTGCAAAACACCAAGCACAAGTGAAGCTCTATCAAGACGCACTTTCTACGATTTATAATTTACCTGTGGAAGCGTATATTTGCTATTTACAAAACGATGGCGTTGAACTTGTCAAAAGCTTATAG
- the rplM gene encoding 50S ribosomal protein L13, producing the protein MKATQAIKPSEVKRDWIVVDAAGKRFGKVLTEVATLLRGKHKPYFTPNVDCGDFVIIINAEKVEFSGTKLDTKLYHRHTGYFGGVKTEKLGDLLNNNPAKLYRLAVRGMLPKTNLAKEMIKKLKVYAGSEHPHTAQVKAEVK; encoded by the coding sequence ATGAAAGCTACACAAGCGATTAAGCCAAGCGAAGTTAAACGCGACTGGATCGTAGTGGATGCTGCTGGTAAGAGATTTGGTAAAGTCCTTACAGAAGTAGCAACACTGCTCAGAGGCAAACATAAACCTTATTTTACTCCAAATGTTGATTGTGGCGATTTCGTTATCATCATCAATGCGGAAAAAGTAGAGTTTAGTGGAACAAAATTAGACACAAAATTGTATCACAGACACACAGGATATTTCGGTGGCGTTAAAACTGAAAAATTGGGTGATCTTTTGAACAACAACCCAGCGAAATTGTACAGACTTGCGGTAAGAGGCATGTTACCTAAAACAAATCTTGCTAAAGAGATGATCAAAAAGCTAAAAGTATATGCCGGTAGTGAGCATCCACATACAGCGCAAGTTAAAGCAGAGGTAAAGTAA
- the rpsI gene encoding 30S ribosomal protein S9, giving the protein MAKVYATGKRKTAIAKVWVSAPGKGSITVNGIDFEAWLGGHETIKKRVRQPLALTKQETSFDIVASTQGGGYSAQADAVRHGISKALAAMDADFRAILKPYGLLTRDSRIVERKKYGRKKARRSPQFSKR; this is encoded by the coding sequence ATGGCAAAAGTATACGCAACTGGTAAAAGAAAAACAGCTATCGCTAAAGTATGGGTAAGCGCACCTGGTAAAGGTTCAATCACTGTTAATGGTATTGACTTTGAAGCGTGGCTTGGTGGTCATGAGACCATTAAAAAACGTGTTCGTCAACCACTTGCTCTTACAAAACAAGAGACAAGCTTTGACATCGTAGCTTCTACTCAAGGTGGCGGTTATTCAGCTCAAGCTGATGCTGTTCGTCACGGTATTTCTAAAGCGCTTGCAGCAATGGACGCTGACTTTAGAGCGATCCTTAAACCTTATGGTTTATTGACTCGTGACTCAAGAATTGTTGAGCGTAAAAAATACGGTCGCAAAAAAGCAAGAAGAAGTCCTCAGTTCTCAAAACGTTAA